One Streptomyces sp. NBC_00223 genomic window carries:
- a CDS encoding ROK family protein translates to MIDTPVNLREVGRLRVLEALHSTARSSRPELVRVTGLSRATVSSLIADLIAVGLVTEDEGPEEPEPRRTGRPAQSLSLVPSAGYAIGADIGHQHIRVILCDLFGAVLWEHWVAKEVDRAPEETLDLVAVLVARALQETGVARSRVLGIGAGIASPVEKGSGALGAEGIMPGWVGMRLPDELRRRTSLPVRVTNDANAGALAERMYGAGRQSGDMVYVRLSAGIGAGIVSNGRLLLGARGLAGEIGHLPLITDGLICRCGNRGCLETVASPVAIARLLSDSWGHHVAARDLPALIEQRNTGALRAIRDAGDAVGRALSTLVTLLNPSLIVVGGDLAGAGEDILEPMRAGVRRHTLPSASHGLKIVTGGLGDGAEVRGAAGLVLADAPQLLSATPGEVAEPA, encoded by the coding sequence ATGATCGACACGCCAGTGAACCTGCGCGAGGTGGGACGGCTGCGGGTCCTCGAGGCCCTGCACAGCACCGCGCGCAGCAGCCGTCCCGAACTGGTACGGGTCACCGGCCTGTCCAGGGCCACCGTCTCCTCGCTGATCGCCGATCTGATCGCGGTCGGCCTGGTCACCGAGGACGAGGGCCCCGAGGAACCGGAGCCGCGGCGCACCGGCCGTCCCGCGCAGTCGCTGTCCCTGGTGCCGAGCGCCGGGTACGCGATCGGCGCGGACATCGGCCACCAGCACATCCGGGTGATCCTCTGCGACCTGTTCGGCGCGGTGCTGTGGGAGCACTGGGTGGCCAAGGAGGTGGACCGGGCCCCCGAGGAGACCCTCGACCTGGTCGCCGTCCTGGTCGCCCGCGCCCTCCAGGAGACCGGCGTGGCCCGCTCCCGGGTGCTCGGCATCGGCGCGGGCATCGCCTCCCCCGTCGAGAAGGGCAGCGGCGCGCTCGGCGCCGAGGGCATCATGCCCGGCTGGGTGGGGATGCGGCTGCCCGACGAACTGCGCCGCCGCACCTCACTGCCGGTCCGCGTCACCAACGACGCCAACGCCGGGGCGCTCGCCGAGCGGATGTACGGCGCCGGACGGCAGTCCGGCGACATGGTCTACGTCCGGCTGTCCGCCGGGATAGGCGCCGGCATCGTCAGCAACGGGCGGCTGCTGCTCGGGGCACGCGGCCTCGCGGGCGAGATCGGCCACCTCCCGCTGATCACCGACGGGCTCATCTGCCGCTGCGGCAACCGCGGCTGCCTGGAGACCGTGGCCAGCCCGGTCGCCATCGCCCGCCTGCTGTCCGACAGTTGGGGCCACCATGTGGCGGCCCGCGACCTGCCCGCGCTGATCGAGCAGCGCAACACCGGCGCCCTGCGGGCCATAAGGGACGCGGGCGACGCGGTCGGCCGCGCGCTGTCCACCCTGGTCACGCTGCTCAACCCGAGCCTGATCGTGGTCGGCGGGGACCTCGCGGGGGCGGGCGAGGACATCCTGGAGCCGATGCGGGCCGGCGTACGGCGGCACACCCTGCCCTCGGCGTCCCACGGCCTCAAGATCGTCACCGGGGGTCTGGGCGACGGCGCCGAAGTCAGGGGAGCCGCCGGCCTGGTGCTGGCCGACGCGCCCCAACTGCTCTCCGCGACGCCGGGAGAGGTGGCGGAACCGGCG